From Salvelinus namaycush isolate Seneca chromosome 27, SaNama_1.0, whole genome shotgun sequence, the proteins below share one genomic window:
- the LOC120021962 gene encoding T-box transcription factor T-A-like: MTSSNSDQRLDHLLSVVESEFQKGSEKGDASERDIKLGLEDAELWTKFKELTNEMIVTKTGRRMFPVLRANVSGLDPNAMYSVLLDFVAADNNRWKYVNGEWVPGGKPEPQSPSCVYIHPDSPNFGAHWMKAPVSFSKVKLSNKLNGGGQIMLNSLHKYEPRIHIVKVGGLQKMISSQSFPETQFIAVTAYQNEEITALKIKHNPFAKAFLDAKERSDHKDMPDHGGDSQQSGYSQLGGWFLPGNGPMCSSSSPPPFSGAPGPSSGSYCERYSSLRGHRAAPYPSHYPHRSSSSNNYMDNSSGALPTHDSWSALQIPNSTGMGTLAHTSNSTSNSSQYPSLWSVAGTTLTPSGSSSGSISGGLTSQFLRGSSYTGLTSSLPVSSPSSMYDPSLSEVGVGVGEAQFESSIARLTASWAPVAQSY, translated from the exons ATGACTTCTTCAAACTCCGACCAGCGGCTGGACCACCTTCTGAGCGTGGTGGAGAGCGAGTTTCAGAAGGGCAGCGAGAAAGGAGACGCCTCGGAGAGGGATATTAAACTGGGACTAGAAGACGCAGAATTATGGACCAAGTTTAAAGAACTAACCAACGAAATGATCGTCACCAAGACTGGCAG GCGGATGTTTCCAGTGCTCAGAGCGAATGTGAGCGGCTTGGACCCCAATGCCATGTACTCAGTCCTATTGGACTTCGTGGCTGCAGACAACAACCGGTGGAAGTACGTGAATGGCGAGTGGGTTCCCGGTGGCAAGCCCGAGCCACAGAGCCCTAGCTGCGTCTACATCCACCCAGACTCGCCTAACTTCGGAGCACACTGGATGAAAGCGCCTGTCTCATTCAGCAAAGTCAAACTGTCCAATAAACTCAACGGGGGAGGACAG ATCATGCTGAACTCTCTGCACAAGTATGAGCCCAGGATACACATTGTGAAGGTTGGAGGGCTCCAGAAGATGATCAGTAGCCAGTCTTTCCCCGAGACCCAGTTCATCGCTGTCACTGCTTACCAGAACGAAGAG ATAACTGCGTTGAAGATCAAACACAATCCATTCGCTAAAGCTTTCCTTGACGCCAAAGAGAG GAGCGACCATAAAGACATGCCAGACCATGGTGGAGACAGTCAACAGTCTGGTTATTCCCAAC TTGGTGGTTGGTTCCTACCTGGTAACGGCCCTATGTGCTCCAGCAGCAGCCCCCCTCCATTCAGTGGGGCCCCTGGCCCCTCCTCAGGGTCTTATTGTGAGAGGTACTCCAGCCTGAGGGGCCACAGGGCAGCCCCCTACCCCAGCCACTACCCACACCGCTCCTCCAGCTCAA ACAACTACATGGACAACTCGTCGGGAGCCCTGCCCACCCATGACAGCTGGTCAGCCCTTCAGATCCCTAACTCCACTGGGATGGGAACCCTGGCCCATACCAGCAACTCCACATCCAACTCCAG CCAGTATCCTAGCCTGTGGTCTGTTGCCGGGACGACCCTAACTCCTTCTGGCTCCTCCTCTGGTTCCATCTCTGGCGGCCTGACCAGCCAGTTCCTGCGAGGCTCCTCCTACACTGGCCTGACCTCCTCCCTGCCCGTTTCCTCACCATCCTCCATGTACGACCCCAGCCTTAGTGAGGTGGGTGTAGGCGTGGGCGAGGCCCAGTTCGAAAGCTCCATCGCCAGGCTCACCGCCTCCTGGGCACCTGTGGCTCAGAGCTACTGA